Proteins encoded in a region of the Flavobacterium sp. MDT1-60 genome:
- a CDS encoding NAD-dependent deacylase, whose product MKKKLVVLTGAGISAESGIKTFRDSDGLWEGHDVMEVATPEGWRKNQELVLDFYNKRRQQLKEVEPNLGHKILVELEQDFDVHIITQNVDDLHERAGSTKVLHLHGELLKVRSVQNRNHILDWTEDLYTGDLDQNGHQLRPHIVWFGEDVPALEEAIEITETADYFAVIGTSLQVYPAAGLISYTYSITPVFYIDPKPIAIPNIQNKVEVIAKVASEGVAELRERLKGEH is encoded by the coding sequence ATGAAAAAGAAATTAGTTGTTTTAACCGGAGCGGGAATCAGCGCAGAAAGTGGCATTAAAACCTTTCGTGACAGCGATGGTTTGTGGGAAGGACATGATGTAATGGAAGTAGCAACTCCTGAGGGTTGGCGCAAAAATCAGGAATTAGTTTTGGATTTTTATAATAAAAGACGTCAACAGCTTAAAGAAGTAGAACCGAATTTAGGTCACAAAATTTTAGTCGAATTAGAACAGGATTTTGACGTTCATATTATTACTCAAAATGTTGATGATTTGCACGAACGTGCCGGCAGCACAAAGGTTTTGCATTTACATGGCGAATTATTAAAAGTACGAAGTGTTCAAAACAGAAATCATATTCTCGATTGGACCGAAGATTTATATACTGGAGATTTAGACCAAAACGGACATCAGTTGCGACCCCATATTGTTTGGTTTGGCGAAGATGTTCCAGCGCTTGAAGAAGCAATCGAAATTACAGAAACAGCAGATTATTTTGCTGTCATCGGAACGTCATTGCAAGTTTATCCTGCGGCTGGACTGATATCCTATACTTATAGTATTACACCGGTTTTCTATATTGATCCAAAGCCAATTGCGATTCCGAATATTCAAAATAAAGTTGAAGTTATTGCAAAGGTTGCTTCGGAAGGAGTTGCCGAATTAAGAGAACGATTAAAAGGTGAACACTAA
- the cysC gene encoding adenylyl-sulfate kinase, translated as MILIQFTGLSGSGKTTLAENVRHLLIEKGYKVEIIDGDVYRKTICKDLGFSKEDRCENVRRLFNLGQNFISKDTIVLMSVINPYENLRNELRSYEFVRTVFLDCSINNLIKRDPKGLYKKALLPDHDSNKINNFTGISDVFETPSRADLVLKTDFETVPSSTDKLYKFIITNLS; from the coding sequence ATGATTTTAATTCAATTTACAGGATTATCAGGTTCGGGTAAAACGACATTAGCAGAAAATGTTCGGCATTTGTTAATTGAAAAAGGTTATAAAGTTGAAATAATTGATGGTGATGTTTACAGAAAGACCATTTGTAAAGATTTAGGTTTTTCTAAAGAGGACAGATGCGAAAATGTCAGACGCCTTTTTAATTTAGGACAAAATTTTATTAGTAAGGATACAATTGTCTTGATGTCAGTAATAAATCCTTATGAAAACCTGAGAAATGAATTGCGGTCCTATGAATTTGTCAGAACGGTTTTTCTGGATTGTTCCATAAATAATTTGATAAAAAGAGATCCAAAAGGATTGTATAAAAAAGCATTATTACCAGATCACGATAGCAACAAAATAAATAATTTCACAGGAATAAGTGATGTGTTTGAGACTCCCTCACGAGCAGATTTGGTGCTAAAAACAGATTTTGAAACAGTGCCTTCTTCAACTGATAAATTATACAAATTTATTATTACCAATTTATCTTAA
- a CDS encoding aspartyl/asparaginyl beta-hydroxylase domain-containing protein, giving the protein MNPSFSKLPISFSIDKLQKELAKCETDLWTPHFNTNRYEGNWTSVSLRSQSGLVNDITSFANKAYINTDLLDRCPYFKKIMDWFQCEKEAVRLLRLGPQSEIKEHVDNDTSYEDGFFRIHIPIITNAEVFFYVDKKQVPMQMGECWYANFQLPHSIENKSAEPRIHLTLDCIRNGWSDTLFTEMGFDIQYSNEKAQYSDEVKQQIIAELSRNPSEVNAKIIADLLAE; this is encoded by the coding sequence ATGAATCCTTCTTTCAGCAAACTTCCGATTTCCTTTTCAATAGATAAATTACAAAAAGAACTTGCTAAATGCGAAACGGATTTATGGACTCCTCATTTTAATACCAATCGATATGAGGGCAATTGGACAAGCGTTTCTTTAAGATCGCAATCCGGTTTGGTAAATGACATTACCTCTTTTGCAAATAAAGCCTATATAAATACAGATTTGCTTGATCGTTGTCCATATTTTAAGAAAATAATGGATTGGTTTCAATGTGAAAAAGAAGCAGTGCGATTACTTAGATTAGGTCCACAAAGTGAAATAAAAGAACATGTTGACAATGATACTTCTTATGAAGATGGATTTTTTAGAATTCATATTCCCATTATAACAAATGCAGAAGTTTTCTTTTATGTGGATAAAAAACAGGTTCCAATGCAAATGGGGGAGTGTTGGTACGCCAATTTTCAGCTTCCGCATAGCATAGAAAACAAAAGCGCTGAACCGCGTATTCATCTTACACTTGATTGTATTAGAAATGGCTGGTCTGATACATTATTTACAGAAATGGGTTTTGACATACAATACTCTAATGAAAAAGCACAATATTCAGATGAAGTAAAACAACAAATTATTGCTGAACTTTCTCGAAATCCATCAGAAGTTAACGCTAAAATTATTGCTGATTTATTAGCAGAATAA